A part of Curtobacterium sp. MCLR17_036 genomic DNA contains:
- a CDS encoding YdeI/OmpD-associated family protein — protein sequence MDVVDLVLPDAAAWRAWLDAHEDDADGVWLVLAKKGTTEPTTLTYDQALDEALCSGWIDGQKRGRDAATFRQRFTPRRRASLWSQRNVGLVAALIAEGRMRARGQAEIDRAQGDGRWDRAYAGAASATVPEDLRAAFDAAPAAAALFADLDATNRYAVLHRIATAPSAAARTNRLAKLVGGLERGETPFPRPSPGDTRPGTGDAPGVDQGHD from the coding sequence ATGGACGTCGTCGACCTCGTGCTGCCGGACGCCGCCGCGTGGCGGGCCTGGCTCGACGCCCACGAGGACGACGCCGACGGCGTGTGGCTCGTCCTGGCGAAGAAGGGCACGACGGAGCCGACGACCCTGACCTACGACCAGGCACTCGACGAGGCCCTGTGCTCGGGGTGGATCGACGGGCAGAAGCGCGGACGCGACGCCGCCACCTTCCGGCAGCGGTTCACCCCGCGTCGGCGTGCCTCGCTGTGGTCGCAGCGGAACGTCGGGCTCGTCGCCGCGCTCATCGCCGAGGGGCGGATGCGCGCCCGGGGCCAGGCCGAGATCGACCGGGCGCAGGGCGACGGCCGGTGGGACCGCGCCTACGCCGGGGCGGCGAGTGCGACCGTGCCGGAGGACCTGCGGGCGGCCTTCGACGCAGCCCCCGCCGCTGCCGCCCTGTTCGCCGACCTCGACGCGACGAACCGGTACGCGGTGCTGCACCGGATCGCCACGGCGCCGAGCGCCGCGGCGCGGACGAACCGGCTGGCGAAGCTCGTCGGTGGACTGGAGCGCGGCGAGACCCCGTTCCCCCGGCCGTCGCCGGGGGACACCCGTCCAGGGACCGGCGACGCACCAGGCGTAGACCAGGGTCATGACTGA
- a CDS encoding aldo/keto reductase, translated as MTDTDTTNRPAAASGTFRIGGDLEVHRLGYGTMQLTGPGVWGPPKDHDEAVRVLKRAVELGVDFFDTADSYGPYVAEDLLKEALHPYGDDVVIATKAGLTRTGPNEWPPVGRPEYLRQEAEMSLRRLGLERIDLFQLHRIDPKVPLEDQIGELKKLQDEGKIRHIGLSEVSVDDVKAAQEIATIVSVQNLYNLQKRDAEELLDWSTEQGIAFIPWFPLATGGLTGEDSPLTEIAERKGASPAQLALAWLLKRSPVVLPIPGTSSVSHLEDNLQGATIELTDDEFEELSKLGS; from the coding sequence ATGACTGACACCGACACCACGAACCGTCCGGCCGCTGCCTCCGGCACCTTCCGCATCGGTGGCGACCTCGAGGTCCACCGCCTCGGCTACGGCACCATGCAGCTCACCGGCCCCGGCGTCTGGGGACCGCCGAAGGACCACGACGAGGCCGTCCGGGTGCTCAAGCGCGCGGTCGAGCTCGGCGTCGACTTCTTCGACACCGCCGACAGCTACGGTCCCTACGTCGCCGAGGACCTGCTCAAGGAGGCCCTGCACCCCTACGGCGACGACGTCGTCATCGCGACCAAGGCCGGGCTGACCCGCACCGGCCCGAACGAGTGGCCGCCGGTCGGCCGCCCGGAGTACCTGCGCCAGGAGGCCGAGATGAGCCTCCGCCGCCTCGGGCTCGAGCGCATCGACCTGTTCCAGCTCCACCGCATCGACCCGAAGGTCCCCCTCGAGGACCAGATCGGCGAGCTGAAGAAGCTGCAGGACGAGGGCAAGATCCGCCACATCGGCCTGTCCGAGGTCTCCGTCGACGACGTCAAGGCGGCGCAGGAGATCGCGACGATCGTCTCCGTGCAGAACCTGTACAACCTGCAGAAGCGCGACGCCGAGGAGCTCCTCGACTGGTCGACCGAGCAGGGCATCGCGTTCATCCCGTGGTTCCCGCTCGCGACCGGTGGCCTCACCGGCGAGGACTCGCCGCTCACCGAGATCGCCGAGCGCAAGGGCGCCTCGCCGGCGCAGCTCGCGCTCGCCTGGCTGCTCAAGCGCTCGCCCGTCGTGCTCCCGATCCCGGGCACGTCGAGCGTCTCCCACCTGGAGGACAACCTGCAGGGCGCGACCATCGAGCTCACCGACGACGAGTTCGAGGAGCTGTCGAAGCTCGGTTCCTGA
- a CDS encoding PadR family transcriptional regulator codes for MSVRMGVLALLVGGPGYGYQLRGEFEHRTGGSWPLNIGQVYTTLDRLERDGLVARGDADDDGHVVYTATPAGHEEVARWFSEPVPAKRGRDELAIKFALAVTVPGVDVARLVQVQRGAAIRNLQDLTRLKRTADPASDLAWSLVLESMVFQAEAEVRWLDHVESSVARYRPDEHPAAPESATAPAADAARGVR; via the coding sequence ATGAGCGTACGGATGGGCGTACTCGCGCTGCTGGTGGGGGGACCCGGGTACGGGTACCAGCTCCGGGGGGAGTTCGAGCACCGCACCGGCGGGAGCTGGCCGTTGAACATCGGCCAGGTCTACACGACCCTCGACCGGCTCGAGCGCGACGGCCTCGTGGCCCGCGGCGACGCCGACGACGACGGGCACGTCGTCTACACGGCGACCCCCGCGGGGCACGAGGAAGTGGCGCGCTGGTTCAGCGAGCCGGTGCCGGCCAAGCGCGGTCGCGACGAGCTGGCGATCAAGTTCGCCCTCGCGGTGACGGTGCCCGGCGTCGACGTCGCCAGGCTCGTGCAGGTGCAGCGCGGTGCCGCGATCCGCAACCTGCAGGACCTGACGCGGCTCAAGCGCACGGCCGACCCGGCGTCCGACCTGGCGTGGTCGCTCGTGCTCGAGTCGATGGTGTTCCAGGCCGAGGCCGAGGTGCGCTGGCTCGACCACGTCGAGTCGAGCGTGGCCCGGTACCGACCGGACGAGCACCCTGCCGCTCCGGAATCCGCGACCGCGCCCGCCGCCGACGCAGCCCGGGGTGTCCGGTGA
- a CDS encoding ABC transporter ATP-binding protein encodes MSAAPLLRLDAVSVHYGSGAKAVTALAGIDLSVQRGEMVAVMGTSGSGKSTMLAVAGTLLPPTSGEVVIDGEFVSERPAKELAALRRRLLGFVFQDFNLIPSLTAVENVALPLELDGWKASQARRAAELALDNVELGHRLTAYPDDLSGGQQQRVAIARGVVGERRLVLADEPTGALDSQTGEVVLRMLRRHVDAGAGALLVTHDARHAAWADRIVFLRDGRVVDEAVYTGVEQALADRAAS; translated from the coding sequence GTGAGCGCCGCGCCGCTGCTGCGGCTCGACGCCGTGAGCGTGCACTACGGGTCCGGCGCCAAGGCCGTCACCGCCCTCGCCGGGATCGACCTGTCGGTCCAGCGCGGCGAGATGGTCGCGGTGATGGGCACGTCGGGCTCCGGCAAGTCGACGATGCTGGCGGTCGCCGGCACCCTGCTGCCGCCGACGAGCGGCGAGGTCGTCATCGACGGCGAGTTCGTCTCCGAGCGCCCGGCGAAGGAGCTCGCGGCGCTGCGGCGTCGGCTGCTCGGTTTCGTCTTCCAGGACTTCAACCTCATCCCCTCGCTGACGGCCGTCGAGAACGTCGCCCTGCCGCTCGAACTCGACGGCTGGAAGGCCTCGCAGGCCCGCCGCGCCGCCGAGCTCGCGCTCGACAACGTGGAGCTCGGCCACCGGCTGACCGCCTACCCGGACGACCTGTCCGGCGGCCAGCAGCAGCGCGTGGCGATCGCCCGCGGGGTCGTCGGCGAGCGCCGCCTGGTGCTCGCGGACGAACCGACCGGGGCGCTCGACTCGCAGACCGGCGAGGTCGTCCTGCGCATGCTCCGCCGCCACGTCGACGCGGGTGCCGGCGCGCTGCTCGTCACCCACGACGCACGGCACGCCGCCTGGGCCGACCGGATCGTGTTCCTGCGCGACGGTCGCGTCGTCGACGAGGCCGTGTACACCGGGGTCGAGCAGGCACTCGCCGACCGGGCCGCGTCGTGA